The sequence CCCCCAAAGATTTCGCTTCATCTGGCCGGGCGCGCCCGGCCAGATGAAGCCCTGATTTTCTCACAACGATCGGTACAGAAAAGGGGAGCAGGTCAATTGGCTCTAGGCTTTCATAACACGTGGATCAGGATTTGGGGAGCATTCCAAATTCACCACCCCTGCAAGCATCCTCGCACCCGTGAATGCTCCACCCCAGAACGTTAAACCACAAAAACGCTAGTCCACAAAAAACTCTTGCGGGTCCAGGACCCGCAAGAGTTTTCGTTGAATTAAATAGTGAGATGACTCGCTAAGCCGAAGTCGGACTCAAGCTCGAACGTTTCTTCTTCCGCCACCGTCGAACCCCGCCAACTGTAAACAAACCCGCCAGTGCTAGCATGGAGCCGGGTTCAGGAACGGCAACCGCATTGACAGTGAAACCGTTTAGGTTTGATCCTGTTGCAGGCGAAATTGTCACCCCTGCAGCTGAGGGCCCAGAGATTACCTGGAAATCAGGCAAATCCAACGTTAGGTCATAAAACGCACCTGGCGTGGTTGCGTCGATCCTAAATTCTATATCAAACAACCGAGCAGCGGTTGCTTGGCTGGTAGGCATTGGAAGTGCGTCTCCCACATTGACGAAATCTCCTGCGTATAGGTCAGTCGGAGTGCCACTGTCGTTAGGAAGGGAGTAAGTCCCGATAGACGTGGCCAAGAAAACACTATTATCAAAATTGGCATTGATATCTGTGAAATATGGTGAACCAGGTATACCAAATCCATCTTCCCCAAAGTCGAAAGCCAAGTCAAAGGCCTGGAGGCTAAATGATGCGGCTGTGTTGTCGTTGTATGCGAATACGGGGACGGAAACGAGTGATCCCGTCCCAGCATCAAATGATATTGGGCTGTTGTCCAGGTTCCCAATTACCACAACGAAGTCTGCCCTCGAAGATGTCATCGTCAACAGTGAAAGCATTACTGTTAGTGCTTGAATAGTTTTCATGTGTAAAGCCATTTTTTTCTAGTAGTTAAGGATTTGCAAACATATTTCAAGGATTTAATCGCGTGCCAACGCGATTACTAACAAGGACACGATCGACAGCATCGACACGGCCACTGCCATTTACATCCCGCGACGCGACGTATGCTGTACTACCGACATTGCGTGGTGGACCAACAATCGCTGATTGATCAGAACCATCAACCAAGCCATCACCGGTGATGTCACCTGGAACGACGTTGACCTCTACAGTCTGGTCGCCCGACAGTTTGTTCCCTTGTGCATCGAAGACGCCATCTGCCAAGACCGTCAACTTGAAGTTCATTGGATCGATGGATTGCTTAAACGTTATGGTCGCAAGGTTGGTATTCGCGTCGAAGTCCACTCTCAGTACTGATGGAACCAGTCCTGTCGTTTCATCCGCACGTACGCCGACAGTCGCATCAACTAAGAAATCTTGGGCATCGAGCGAATCGCCAACATTGGCGTCGAATTGGATTATAAATTGGTTGACGTTGATCCACGAAAGCACTTCTGCCGGAGCGACGCCGATCGGAACTTCATAACCCCGTGACGCTCCGCCCGTCCCACCGTCAACAAAGTCTCGGAAATTTGCTGCCCACGCAGTCGAATTCAAGTAGACATTCGTTGCTGTAGGGCCAGTCTCAACTTGATCAAGTAAGTTCACAGTCACGGACTGAGTTGTTGAAAGGTTCGGCGCGCCGTCGTCGGTGACAATCACTTCAAACTCGTAGGTGGGTTTCAGTTCAAAATTCAACTCGCCGGATAGAACGCCCGACTTAACGCTGATTTGGCCAGCATTCGCGCCCGTCTCGATAATTTCAAACAAGGCTGCGTCCGCACCGGAGAGAGTATACTCCAAAACCTCGGCAGGGGGGTTGCCTGCCACCGAAATGGTGCCGACAACTGTTCCACCGACTGAATTTTCAGCAAGAGGGAACGTGGCAGCCGTCACCACAGGTGGATCATTGGTGTCCGTGACCGTGAGGTTCACTGTTCCAGTCGTCAACCCGCCCGCTCCATCGAGCAATCGATATTGGAAACTATCATTCCCTGCGTAGTCCGGTTTCGGGGTGTAGGTGAACGTCCCGTCGGCCAACAGAACGACGACGCCTTCGGTCGGTGGTGATAGTAGCACCGCGGTCAACGTATCACCGTCCGCATCGGTGGCATTCCACAATACACCGTTATTGTTCGCGACTGAGTCTGCCGTGCCATCGACATCGTTGGCCACCAAGACGTCGTCTTCGGCAACGGTGTAACTGTTTACACCCGCGACAGGAGCTGTATTCCCTGCCGTGATGTTGAGCGTCACGGTCGCTGTATTTGTCAGACTGCCATCGCTAAGCGTGTAGTCGAACGTATGCGTTCCCGTGAAGCCTGGATCTGCAGTGAACAAGAAGTTCCCAGGACCATAGAGATCAAGCGTGCCAACACCTGTTAGCTCCACCTGGTCTGGGTAGCTCACGATCTCGTGGGTGCCGATGTGCGTTACCGTCAGTGTGTCACCGTCAACATCAATGTCATTGGCGCGGAGGTCGAACACTTGCATCGCCGTATTGACGCCGACGATGATGTCGTCATTGGCTGTCGGTGCATCATTGACGTCGTTGACATTGATCGTCACGGTCGCCGTCGTGCTGGCCGGCGTAGGTGAGGAGTTGTCCGTCACGGTTACAGTTAGGTCATAGGTCGCTTGGGTTTCAAAGTCCAGTTCGTTAAGAACCGAAATTTCACCAGTCGATGAATTGATTCCGAAATCAGTACCTGGATTCCCCCCCGTGATCTCATATAGCAAGTCAATGGGGACCAAATCATCCTCGGCATCCGTTGCGAACACGCTATCGACCGCGCCAGTCCAGTTTTCGTCGACGTCAAAGACATCATTGGCAACCACCGGGGCGTCGTTAACCCCGTTTACTCGGTACTTCAATTCGCCTGAATCGCTGAGTGATCCGTCACTGACATTGAAGCCAACGGTCAGTTCAACGTAATGACCCGCTGGCATCTCTTGATAGAAATCCAGACCAGTCGGATCTAAGACAAATTCACCGGTTGCACTGTTGTAGGTGAATCCACCTGCGGCGGCACTGGCAAAGGTTCCGTCGATCGGTGGATCACCCGAGCCGTCGAAGATTTCATAGCTGACAGTCCCCAGCGAGAACGAGTCGATACCAAGCGTGCTGTCGACATCCGTTGCCAGTTCACCGATCGAGATATTTCCATCAGCCGATGGCAACTCCGTCACGATGTAACCGGTGACCTTGGTGTCTTCATCCGTTGGTGAACTGGTAAAGTCCAGACCTGTCGTTTGCACAACAGGAGCTTCGTTCACACCGATCATCTTCAACGTGATGTTGCCGCCATCAAACGGGGTGCCATCGCCGTTGTCGTTGTCCGTCACGCCAAACTTCACGTTCACGAACGCCAATTGGCCGGCGGCGAGACCTTGCAATACAGCCGAACCGTTCGGACTAAATGTCAGATGGCCATTGCTTGGATCGTAGGCAATTCCCAAATCCGTCAACAGAACGTTGCGAGTGGGCACGCCGTCAATCGTAACCGTAGCCTTTGGATCGAGCGGTTCCAACTCAGTCCCAAAGCCGAAATCGAACGACGTGCTGTCCAACGTGTCATCGCTATCAATATCAGTGGCCAGATCCGAAATCAGCAACTCGTCACCCGGAGGATTTTCCGAATCGCTGTAAGACTCGACCAACTTCAGTGTCAGCGTACCGGACCCTGGTATTGTCGCCGGGATCGGGTCTTCCAACAGACCGCTCAGGTCCAAGTCATAGGCAACCGGAGCGTCATTCTCTGCTTGCAACTCGAGAGTCACGTTCGCCGAGTCACTGCCGCCTCTACCGTCGAACACCCGGTAGCTGAACGTATCCGTCTGGTCAAAATTCTCGTTAGGTGTGTAGATGAACGTACCATTGGCGTTCATCACCACTTGCCCATTAGCGGGCTGGCTCAGCACGATGTATGACAGTGGATCCCCATCGACGGGGTCGTCATTGCCCGAAACGTCACCACTGAACGGAATGTCTTCGGTCGGCCCTGAGGTTGGCGTTCCGATAAAAATATCGTCGACAGCAACTGGATCCTGATTGGCAGGAGCCAGGACGTTGATCAACACCTGGGTCGCCGCCACGCCGCCGTTGCCATCGCTGATGCGATAGGAGAACGCATCAAGCCCCACATAACCGTTGGCGGCTTCATACGTAAAGTTGGGTGAACCGTCACTCGCGTCATCATCAACAAATGTCAGGGTTGCTCCACTGGGCAACTCAATCACATCGGATTGAGCACGCGGAGTACCGTTGACACGAGTGATCGCCAA comes from Neorhodopirellula lusitana and encodes:
- a CDS encoding PEP-CTERM sorting domain-containing protein (PEP-CTERM proteins occur, often in large numbers, in the proteomes of bacteria that also encode an exosortase, a predicted intramembrane cysteine proteinase. The presence of a PEP-CTERM domain at a protein's C-terminus predicts cleavage within the sorting domain, followed by covalent anchoring to some some component of the (usually Gram-negative) cell surface. Many PEP-CTERM proteins exhibit an unusual sequence composition that includes large numbers of potential glycosylation sites. Expression of one such protein has been shown restore the ability of a bacterium to form floc, a type of biofilm.) — encoded protein: MKTIQALTVMLSLLTMTSSRADFVVVIGNLDNSPISFDAGTGSLVSVPVFAYNDNTAASFSLQAFDLAFDFGEDGFGIPGSPYFTDINANFDNSVFLATSIGTYSLPNDSGTPTDLYAGDFVNVGDALPMPTSQATAARLFDIEFRIDATTPGAFYDLTLDLPDFQVISGPSAAGVTISPATGSNLNGFTVNAVAVPEPGSMLALAGLFTVGGVRRWRKKKRSSLSPTSA
- a CDS encoding tandem-95 repeat protein; translation: MILTYTISVTDGATSPAVTQDVVITITGTNDIATVTFDDVSDTEGNSLDYSSIPPTETSVETVTINLLEDPDPIDANNPASPTTIVELDASDTQSVSSVTVENTTSAAVLTSIGNATAAQIEALFDVTTPGLVVYNRNAQLFDRLDLGDAITVNVTYTVTSGTDPVTDTIEIRVEGLNDTPYFTGNPSGLEGTVTEFADGSTVSGSEENIDNHTVSGSIDFNDVELNDTHTVGVTPIADTETPATVNYVGSLTPQTLQTGWDGTLETAGKVFWTFEVSDSVLDNLTEGESFIQKYRITISDGDVTITEDIKVTIVGTNDAPVIEAATTSSDAATEQTDETGASTAVTAGGTIVFSDVDTSSLAAGTDDADSHAISVAFVDAIHRDISSATLSTITTAIGSVAPGAITDNSASEHQFDWDFSVADTDLDFLAAGETLEIHYVITVTDDSGAANDSVEQTVTITITGTNDTPEIAVVDVEGAVTEDDAVTLSDSGSVTFDDADTTDLSDSTVALTNTATTGPTVPGGLATALASAVVLSGDIDDVHDGTVTWTFNLDNAEVQYLAFGETVTATYTITVTDDSGEANASATQEITVIITGTNDTPEIAVVDVEGAVTEDDAVTLSDSGSVTFDDADTTDLSDSTVALTNTATTGPTVPGGLATALASAVVLSGDIDDVHDGTVTWTFNLDNAEVQYLAFGETVTATYTITVTDDSGEANASATQEITVIITGTNDTPTVQAITGGTVSEAVNASAQLVSVTGSVPFTDVDASDEITTTVTGTPAIAATPGFTIPVDVASALTQVSALTFENSVISGGAPNSIGYSYAPTAVNLDFLRPGDTLTITYDVLVNDGTVDSNTESVVFTITGVNDAPVAISDTYTVAKNSSLSVPVANGLLSNDFDFDSPTLTVSKVAGQTANVGVPVELTNGSVTVQADGSLTYTPDNNAVGFDSFSYEVSDGLLTASANATISILSSNVAPIAVGDFANTVGTSSTNISVLFNDFDPDDDDLAITRVNGTPRAQSDVIELPSGATLTFVDDDASDGSPNFTYEAANGYVGLDAFSYRISDGNGGVAATQVLINVLAPANQDPVAVDDIFIGTPTSGPTEDIPFSGDVSGNDDPVDGDPLSYIVLSQPANGQVVMNANGTFIYTPNENFDQTDTFSYRVFDGRGGSDSANVTLELQAENDAPVAYDLDLSGLLEDPIPATIPGSGTLTLKLVESYSDSENPPGDELLISDLATDIDSDDTLDSTSFDFGFGTELEPLDPKATVTIDGVPTRNVLLTDLGIAYDPSNGHLTFSPNGSAVLQGLAAGQLAFVNVKFGVTDNDNGDGTPFDGGNITLKMIGVNEAPVVQTTGLDFTSSPTDEDTKVTGYIVTELPSADGNISIGELATDVDSTLGIDSFSLGTVSYEIFDGSGDPPIDGTFASAAAGGFTYNSATGEFVLDPTGLDFYQEMPAGHYVELTVGFNVSDGSLSDSGELKYRVNGVNDAPVVANDVFDVDENWTGAVDSVFATDAEDDLVPIDLLYEITGGNPGTDFGINSSTGEISVLNELDFETQATYDLTVTVTDNSSPTPASTTATVTINVNDVNDAPTANDDIIVGVNTAMQVFDLRANDIDVDGDTLTVTHIGTHEIVSYPDQVELTGVGTLDLYGPGNFLFTADPGFTGTHTFDYTLSDGSLTNTATVTLNITAGNTAPVAGVNSYTVAEDDVLVANDVDGTADSVANNNGVLWNATDADGDTLTAVLLSPPTEGVVVLLADGTFTYTPKPDYAGNDSFQYRLLDGAGGLTTGTVNLTVTDTNDPPVVTAATFPLAENSVGGTVVGTISVAGNPPAEVLEYTLSGADAALFEIIETGANAGQISVKSGVLSGELNFELKPTYEFEVIVTDDGAPNLSTTQSVTVNLLDQVETGPTATNVYLNSTAWAANFRDFVDGGTGGASRGYEVPIGVAPAEVLSWINVNQFIIQFDANVGDSLDAQDFLVDATVGVRADETTGLVPSVLRVDFDANTNLATITFKQSIDPMNFKLTVLADGVFDAQGNKLSGDQTVEVNVVPGDITGDGLVDGSDQSAIVGPPRNVGSTAYVASRDVNGSGRVDAVDRVLVSNRVGTRLNP